In Prunus dulcis chromosome 1, ALMONDv2, whole genome shotgun sequence, the following are encoded in one genomic region:
- the LOC117614392 gene encoding disease resistance protein RPV1-like: MANRGASSSSASFTKSWKYHVFLSFKGEDTRHNFTDHLYSALCQQGINTFRDDDELIRGEEISSALFTAIEESKISVVVFSKNYASSKWCLDELVKILDCKKSKQQLVIPVFYKVNPSNVRNQRGSFGDALANMECKYKENMQKVNKWRAALSQVASLSGFTLDERQSEYEFIQNIIEEISKHVLNTVCLEVAEHPVGMQAQVQVMNELLDLGESDVRMIGVWGTGGIGKTTIAKAVYNSIAHKFEGCSFLANVRERSTSHEGSVGLQENLLSDIQRVKNLKVTNVDKGVTMIKEWLSRRKVLLVLDDVDDMEQLHKLVGARDWFGVGSRIIITTRDKQLLTAHEVNLMHEVNILDNHKALELFCWHAFKTSGPPLGDYVKLAERAIRYAQGLPLALKVLGCCLCGGSIDKWEAALDGFKSKKIQDVLKISYDTVDDIVKEVFLDIACFFKGKSRNYVIEILEACDLSPRYGIEVLIEKALISVEHGDYIRMHDLLEEMGKDIVEQESPTEAGGRSRLWFHEDVEHVLTNNTHLTKLTSLNFMGSEFLTEIPDLSGSPNLRYLNASYCESLVEVHPSVGYLDKLQELDFCGCCELTKFPNKVWWKSLKWLDLSDCIKLESFPEIVGKMESLYHLGLAETAIKELPASIGHLIGLKCLFLCGTHIKELPSSFGHLTALAKLSLERTAIEELPSSIGDFTALEILNLEGCENLANLPQSIYGLQNLTYLNLNRCLKLVTLPNKLISKVLSSAESLPQFSLWMQECNVSYINSLENFCCWLNFNDIDLSKSNFVSLPVCKFVNLKMLNLSGCKKLVEIVGQLPASIEIINMADCISLERFPTLSKILEDEDMQHIQYMNLSNCHRLCDNIGLDAAKMANILVNQAAVNTEHFINVLLPGSEVPESLSFRKDVGVLLPNDNDHLLDLPIEIPWTSGLENLVLCIVCEPTESFIRVQFPYLSILNSTYPGNDYSVSEGLTGAGHVGLRYTAVPRKIPLPAHTKRRSDDQLKSFIHRIINVSYKGGRGLFKSCGVHLSLNSMPKDGFGFCSMPEDGDDDENEEELDAADDEVRPGKRKKITSLCISM, translated from the exons ATGGCCAACCGAGgagcctcttcttcttctgcttctttcaCCAAATCATGGAAATACCATGTCTTTCTGAGCTTCAAAGGCGAAGACACGCGCCACAACTTCACAGACCATTTGTATAGCGCTTTATGTCAACAAGGCATTAACACCTTCAGGGATGATGATGAGCTCAtaagaggagaagaaatatcAAGCGCGCTTTTCACAGCAATTGAAGAATCAAAGATTTCTGTCGTTGTGTTCTCTAAAAACTATGCCTCTTCAAAGTGGTGTTTGGATGAACTTGTTAAGATTCTTGACTGCAAGAAATCAAAACAACAACTGGTCATACCAGTTTTTTACAAGGTGAATCCATCAAATGTACGGAATCAGAGAGGTAGCTTCGGGGATGCACTGGCTAACATGGAGTGcaaatacaaagaaaacatGCAGAAGGTCAACAAATGGAGGGCAGCTCTTTCACAAGTAGCATCTTTGTCAGGGTTCACTTTGGACGA GCGTCAATCTGAATATGAGTTTAtccaaaacatcattgaagaGATTTCAAAACACGTATTAAACACCGTTTGTTTGGAAGTGGCAGAGCATCCAGTTGGAATGCAAGCTCAAGTACAAGTTATGAATGAGCTATTAGATTTGGGGGAAAGCGATGTTCGTATGATAGGTGTGTGGGGAACTGGTGGAATTGGTAAGACCACAATTGCTAAAGCTGTTTATAATTCAATTGCCCACAAATTTGAGGGTTGTTCCTTTTTGGCAAACGTTAGAGAAAGGTCAACGTCGCATGAAGGTTCTGTCGGATTACAAGAGAATCTTCTTTCTGACATTCAAAGggtaaaaaatttgaaggtgACCAATGTTGATAAAGGAGTCACTATGATAAAGGAATGGTTGAGTCGTAGAAAGGTTCTCTTGGTTCTTGATGACGTGGATGACATGGAACAGTTACACAAGTTAGTTGGGGCACGTGATTGGTTTGGTGTAGGCAGTAGAATTATCATAACAACAAGGGATAAGCAACTGTTAACTGCTCATGAGGTTAATTTAATGCATGAGGTCAATATTTTAGATAACCATAAAGCTCTTGAGCTCTTCTGTTGGCATGCCTTCAAAACAAGTGGGCCTCCTTTGGGTGATTATGTGAAACTTGCAGAACGTGCAATACGCTATGCTCAAGGCCTTCCTTTGGCTTTGAAAGTTCTCGGTTGTTGTCTATGTGGTGGAAGTATAGATAAATGGGAAGCTGCATTGGATGGTttcaaaagcaagaaaattCAAGATGTTCTCAAAATAAGTTATGATACCGTGGATGATATTGTCAAGGAGGTTTTCCTTGACATCGCATGTTTCTTTAAGGGTAAAAGTAGAAACTATGTGATAGAAATACTAGAAGCTTGTGACCTCAGCCCTAGGTATGGTATTGAAGTACTCATTGAAAAGGCCCTTATAAGTGTTGAACATGGAGATTATATTCGGATGCATGACTTATTAGAAGAGATGGGTAAGGACATAGTTGAGCAAGAGTCGCCCACTGAAGCCGGAGGACGTAGCAGATTGTGGTTTCATGAAGATGTCGAGCATGTTCTGACTAATAATACT CATTTGACAAAGTTGACATCTTTGAATTTCATGGGCTCTGAATTCCTAACTGAAATCCCCGACCTATCCGGCAGCCCAAACTTAAGGTACTTGAATGCGAGTTATTGTGAAAGTTTAGTTGAGGTTCATCCATCTGTGGGATATCTTGATAAACTTCAAGAATTGGATTTTTGTGGCTGCTGTGAACTCACCAAGTTTCCAAATAAAGTTTGGTGGAAATCTCTGAAATGGTTGGATCTTAGCGATTGCATAAAGTTGGAGAGTTTCCCAGAAATTGTGGGCAAAATGGAATCCTTATATCATTTGGGCCTTGCCGAAACTGCTATAAAAGAGTTGCCTGCATCAATTGGACATCTCATTGGGCTGAAATGTTTGTTCTTATGTGGAACTCATATAAAAGAGTTGCCTTCCTCATTTGGACATCTAACTGCACTTGCAAAGTTATCTTTAGAAAGAACTGCAATAGAAGAGTTGCCTTCATCAATTGGAGATTTCACTGCgcttgaaattttaaatttagaaGGATGTGAAAACCTTGCAAATCTGCCACAAAGTATTTATGGGTTGCAAAATCTCACATATTTAAACCTGAATCGATGCCTGAAACTTGTCACACTTCCAAATAAATTGATCTCTAAAGTTTTATCGAGTGCAGAATCACTTCCTCAATTTTCATTATGGATGCAAGAGTGCAATGTATCATACATTAATTCCTTGGAGAATTTTTGTTGCTGGTTGAACTTTAATGATATTGATCTATCCAAAAGCAATTTTGTCAGTCTTCCTGTGTGCAAATTTGTCAACTTGAAGATGCTTAATTTGAGTGGGTGCAAGAAGCTTGTAGAAATTGTAGGACAACTTCCAGCGTCTATAGAAATTATCAATATGGCTGATTGCATATCACTGGAAAGATTTCCAACATTGTCAAAGATATTGGAAGACGAAGACATGCAACATATTCAGTACATGAATTTGTCCAATTGCCATAGGCTATGCGATAATATAGGGTTGGACGCTGCAAAGATGGCAAATATTTTAGTGAATCAG GCAGCAGTTAATACCGAACATTTTATTAATGTTTTACTTCCAGGCAGTGAAGTTCCAGAGTCGTTGAGTTTTCGCAAGGACGTAGGTGTACTTCTTCCAAATGATAACGATCACTTGTTGGACTTACCGATTGAAATTCCTTGGACTTCCGGATTGGAGAACTTGGTTTTGTGTATTGTTTGTGAACCTACGGAATCATTTATTAGGGTGCAGTTTCCTTATTTGTCAATTTTGAATTCGACGTATCCTGGTAATGACTACTCAGTGTCAGAAGGATTGACAGGGGCAGGTCATGTGGGTCTGCGCTATACTGCAGTACCGCGCAAAATTCCATTACCTGCTCACACGAAGCGAAGGAGTGATGATCAATTAAAGTCGTTTATTCATCGAATTATTAATGTTTCCTACAAAGGCGGCAGAGGGCTCTTCAAAAGCTGTGGGGTCCACCTGTCTCTTAACAGCATGCCAAAGgatggttttggtttttgctcAATGCCAGaggatggtgatgatgatgaaaatgaagaagaattaGATGCTGCTGATGATGAAGTTCGACccggaaagagaaaaaagattaCCTCCCTCTGCATTTCAATGTGA